In the Malaya genurostris strain Urasoe2022 chromosome 1, Malgen_1.1, whole genome shotgun sequence genome, one interval contains:
- the LOC131427789 gene encoding uncharacterized protein LOC131427789 translates to MWLRGVTVLVAAASLAGVYGAEENSVSVVINPRNVINYISQEFVGFSAQPRTVFEDSINPISETSFLMARNLGPMYFKVFGDSGQLELNMAGSSETLFDTELIQLTPNGWKAFDEWAELAGVIPVFVIDYSGENWKPKSALRVLTVAHKLGIRDCLWQLGSVNITNAVKYVEDLRALQLIVRAFNFWGIVAADVSPTTAGVEQARYFNLHVDDIADAIAVIFEPSSKDLRLKEFVFQREAHIKGPARSHLPVWLDAKLPSNLGPNGTCDHTCLQEGLQYATLLGDAARNGFDSVFKSLSRDEVQYYGFNYLIALLHRSMVGSKVFDVRQSSKDGAQIYAYCSRSGNGSITVMATNHLAENVEFDLTLLVKEPSADVHQYILSIVDGEYLINDEVYDFQTSPTPVKKVHPLLKDFHLNLPAHSVGFWVIPNLKLRECYDDYQEMRYKYA, encoded by the exons ATGTGGTTGCGCGGCGTTACCGTTCTTGTGGCAGCGGCGTCGTTAGCCGGTGTTTACGGTGCTGAAGAGAATTCGGTCAGTGTGGTGATCAATCCGAGAAATGTAATCAACTACATCAGCCAGGAGTTTGTGGGCTTTTCGGCACAACCGAGGACGGTGTTTGAAGACTCGATAAATCCTATTAGTGAGACTAGTTTTCTGATGGCCCGGAATTTGGGTCCGATGTATTTCAAAGTGTTCGGTGATTCCGGTCAGCTAGAATTGAATATGGCCGGTTCCAGTGAAACCCTGTTCGACACGGAACTGATTCAGCTTACGCCGAACGGGTGGAAGGCATTCGACGAATGGGCGGAGCTGGCCGGTGTGATACCGGTTTTCGTGATAGACTACAGTGGTGAAAATTGGAAACCGAAAAGTGCCCTCCGAGTGTTGACCGTCGCTCATAAGTTGGGTATCCGAGATTGTCTTTGGCAGCTTGGCAGTG TAAACATTACGAACGCAGTTAAATATGTGGAAGATCTGCGAGCACTTCAGCTGATCGTTAGGGCGTTCAATTTCTGGGGCATAGTGGCCGCTGATGTCAGTCCAACGACGGCCGGTGTGGAACAGGCTCGGTATTTTAATTTGCATGTGGACGATATTGCCGATGCCATTGCTGTTATTTT CGAGCCGTCATCGAAAGACCTCCGGCTGAAAGAGTTCGTATTCCAACGAGAAGCTCACATCAAAGGTCCGGCCCGATCGCATCTTCCGGTGTGGTTAGATGCAAAGCTACCGTCAAATTTGGGACCCAACGGTACTTGCGATCACACGTGCCTTCAAGAAGGTCTTCAGTATGCAACCTTACTGGGAGATGCAGCCCGTAACGGATTCGATTCCGTTTTCAAATCATTGAGCCGCGATGAAGTACAGTATTACGGGTTCAATTACCTAATTGCCCTTCTGCACCGATCAATGGTAGGTTCCAAAGTTTTCGACGTTCGGCAGTCTAGCAAAGATGGTGCTCAAATCTATGCTTACTGTAGTCGTAGCGGCAATGGTTCAATCACGGTGATGGCAACCAATCATTTAGCAGAAAACGTTGAATTTGACTTAACACTTTTAGTCAAGGAACCCTCGGCTGATGTACATCAATACATTCTGAGCATTGTCGACGGCGAATATCTGATCAACGATGAAGTCTACGACTTCCAGACTAGCCCAACACCTGTCAAGAAAGTGCATCCACTCTTAAAAGATTTCCACCTTAATTTACCCGCCCATTCTGTAGGGTTCTGGGTCATTCCGAATCTTAAACTAAGGGAATGCTACGACGACTACCAGGAAATGCGTTACAAATACGCTTGA